From Pan troglodytes isolate AG18354 chromosome 1, NHGRI_mPanTro3-v2.0_pri, whole genome shotgun sequence:
aaagctTGAAGGCCAATTTTGAGGCCCTGGGGTAGAACTAAGGTAGGCAGTGCCCTTAGAGGCTGGGACAGGAAAGagtgaggctggggcaggggactGCTCTCCCCAAGGTCACTTAACAGAGCACCTTGGGACAGGACCTGCCTCCCATCCTGAGGTGTGAGACAAAAAGTCTCCCTAGAGAACTCCAGGGATAACACTCACATCCTCACCCCAACTTGACCCACTCACCCTGTGCTCTCagccccaccaccatgcctgtgcAGATCTAGGTACTTGTCTGtatctctgcctcctcctctccctcccagtcCAAAACTTGTTTGTgattgaatttttctattttgtatgtCTTCCTCTTCACAGGACAAAAAGGGCACAAATTACCTCGCCAATGTCTTTGAGAAAAAGGATAAGAATGAGGATAGGAAGATTGATTTTTCTGAGTTTCTGTCCTTGCTGGGAGACATAGCCACAGACTACCACAAGCAGAGCCATGGAGCAGCACCCTGTTCCGGGGAAAGCCAGTGACCCAGCCCCACCAATGGGCCTCCAGAGACCCCAGGAACAATAAAGTGTCTTCTCCCACCAGACgcttgccttattttcttcttctctttggtGACCTATGTTGTCAAAACTACCAATTCCAGGTTAACTTTCTTGGAGaatttcccccacccccatccagtGGGTCACCCAGGAGTAATGTCCCTCCAGCAACGTTCCCGCTATGGCCTCCAGCAGAGCTGAGCTGCCTCTCACACAGGTCCTGGTGTCTGCTTCTGCCCCGCTCCCTAAATGCAGCCACCATGGCAGGTTCCAGGTGGAAGTCAGTGGAAAGCTCCTGCCAGATCACAGCAATGCTCCTCCTTGTCAAGGCATGGACCAGGGTCATTCAGACACATTCAGATACCGCACTGAGAAGGGGCTGGCATCTCTCAGTGTGCTCCTGCCCTCCCGCTCCTGCCCCAGCTGTTCTCCAGGGCTTGGGGAAACAGAAACCACTCACATAGGGATTCCTGGATGGCATCAGGCTCAGGGCCCTTGTGGCTATGAATGGGAGGCTCAGCAGTTCCCTGAGGATGAGCTCCCTTGTCCTGTGGCCTGGGCTCCAGGGGCTGTGTCCATTCTCTGTGCTGTGCACTTGTGTGCATATGCCTAAGTGGGTGA
This genomic window contains:
- the S100A7 gene encoding protein S100-A7 isoform X2 — its product is MWNCFLKAKMSNTQAERSIIGMIDMFHKYTRRDDKIDKPSLLTMMKENFPNFLSACDKKGTNYLANVFEKKDKNEDRKIDFSEFLSLLGDIATDYHKQSHGAAPCSGESQ